From a single Agrobacterium tumefaciens genomic region:
- a CDS encoding DUF3126 family protein: protein MKADEIKKLDAYFKRTFNEKMIVKARPRKDDSAEVYLGEEFLGVVYIDDEDGDRSYNFSMAILDVDL from the coding sequence GTGAAAGCCGACGAAATCAAAAAACTCGACGCCTATTTCAAGCGCACCTTCAACGAGAAGATGATTGTCAAGGCGCGTCCGCGCAAAGACGATTCCGCCGAAGTGTATCTTGGCGAAGAGTTTCTCGGCGTCGTCTACATCGATGACGAAGACGGCGACCGCTCGTACAACTTCTCCATGGCGATCCTCGACGTGGATCTGTGA
- a CDS encoding cytochrome P450, producing MIGTGLHTPPMDKTGAEPLSKLATARLAISLVRNPLKALPPDIFSEPAVFTRLGGAMRVHLADPVLIHEALVKNAHLLGKGEDVRRVLGPALGQGLLTADGDHWKWQRQSVAAAFRHEKLLELLPAMIETARRTQARWRSPSIGDIDIGHEMMRTTFDIIVETMMSGGYGIDIARVEQSITDYLKPTGWTFALAMLGAPEWLPHPGRRKSRAAVDYLRASLATVIAGRRQNPTDRTDLVSMLLEAKDPETGRMMSDEEIIDNLLTFITAGHETTALGLAWTFHLLSQNREIERKLVEEIEAITGGEPVAAEHIANLTYTRQVFSEAMRLYPPAPVITRTALQDFRLGEHDIAAGTVLYVPIYAVHRHAALWDEPERFDPSRFEPDRVKARHRYAYMPFGAGPRVCIGNAFAMMEAVAILAVLLQTVHLENRTTAAAEPLMRVTLRPQDRLMMRITQR from the coding sequence ATGATCGGAACCGGCCTTCACACCCCACCCATGGACAAGACCGGGGCAGAGCCCCTGTCAAAACTTGCCACGGCGCGTCTTGCAATCTCGCTTGTCCGCAATCCGTTAAAAGCTCTACCGCCGGATATTTTCAGCGAACCGGCGGTCTTCACCCGGCTCGGCGGCGCGATGCGCGTGCATCTCGCCGATCCCGTGCTGATCCACGAGGCTCTGGTCAAAAATGCCCATCTGCTTGGCAAGGGCGAAGATGTCCGCCGGGTGCTTGGTCCCGCACTCGGTCAGGGTCTGCTGACCGCCGATGGCGACCACTGGAAATGGCAAAGGCAATCCGTCGCGGCCGCATTCCGGCATGAAAAGCTGCTGGAATTGCTGCCTGCCATGATCGAAACGGCACGTCGCACGCAAGCGCGCTGGCGCTCCCCTTCAATCGGCGACATCGATATCGGCCATGAGATGATGCGTACCACCTTCGACATCATTGTCGAGACCATGATGTCCGGCGGATATGGCATCGATATTGCACGTGTCGAACAGAGCATTACCGATTATCTGAAGCCGACAGGCTGGACCTTCGCGCTCGCCATGCTGGGCGCGCCGGAATGGCTGCCCCATCCCGGCCGGCGCAAATCCCGCGCCGCCGTCGATTATCTGCGCGCCAGCCTTGCAACGGTGATCGCCGGCCGGCGGCAAAACCCCACCGACCGAACCGATCTTGTCTCCATGCTGCTGGAAGCCAAAGACCCGGAGACCGGACGCATGATGAGCGATGAGGAAATCATCGACAATCTTCTAACCTTCATCACTGCCGGCCATGAAACGACGGCACTCGGCCTAGCCTGGACTTTCCACCTTCTGTCGCAGAACAGAGAAATTGAAAGAAAACTTGTCGAGGAGATCGAGGCCATCACCGGCGGCGAGCCTGTCGCGGCCGAACATATCGCCAATCTCACCTATACGAGACAGGTGTTTTCGGAGGCGATGCGGCTTTACCCGCCTGCCCCGGTCATCACGCGCACGGCGCTGCAGGATTTCAGGCTCGGGGAGCACGACATTGCAGCCGGAACGGTTCTTTATGTGCCGATCTATGCCGTACACCGGCACGCCGCATTGTGGGATGAACCCGAACGCTTCGACCCGTCACGTTTCGAGCCGGACAGGGTCAAGGCGCGTCACCGTTATGCCTATATGCCCTTCGGCGCCGGCCCGCGCGTCTGCATCGGCAATGCCTTTGCCATGATGGAGGCCGTGGCGATCCTTGCCGTTCTTCTGCAGACCGTCCATCTCGAAAACAGAACCACTGCTGCGGCGGAACCGCTGATGCGGGTGACATTGCGGCCGCAGGACCGGCTGATGATGAGGATCACGCAGCGCTAA